GTGGACTCCAATCAGGTTCTAGACTTCTCCTACTTCTCAAcaggatacacctgaccacagcatTTATAGTGAGAGcctaaatatttttataaatgagaaactacagtttttcatttaaagaaataattgaaacatctttttctctttttttttcgGGCAACAGAACGTAGACTGAATGCAGAAGGAAATGATACTGAAATAAGCTCTGTCATCGCCACATAAACTGCAGAATTATGTAAACAGAGTtgttgttaaatacattttttttcaccATCTCAGTGAGTGACTTCCACATGCaagtcacatacacacagaaacatgtgaTTGAAACTGTGGTTTAAGCCACGGTCCTGGTAATCCCTGATCTGCTTGCTGGACTAATCAAGGTGCTGTCGGTCAGTAGTCCAGTAGGCCTCCATCAATCTTAAAACCCCCCcgtcctcctccttcccctcctcaGTCTATGTCACACATCCCCTGAAAATTGGAGAAGCATAGTTCTTATCAAGGAGTGAGATTCACACCcatgtctgtgtgcgtgtgtatattGTATTAAGACTGCACGTAGCTTTCTATCATtgggttacacacacacacacacacacacacacagagagagagagaggttagcCAATTTGCCTGAGTCAGACTTCTGGCTCACTTGATATTCCCTGATCGATTTCTTTGAAGACACTCAACCCATATcgcttgtaaaaaaaaaaaagaaaaaaaaaaatcctgttgaCGTCATCCAAAAAGTTTCTCAAGGGCCTTTTCATTGTGGCCCAATCAGCTGTGCACGCACAGTATCATATAAGTAATCTATATCAAATCACAAGTGTCCTCAGGTGTTGGTTTTATCACTGTGAAAAACCACATCACGGGAATGCCTGTGCATATTAGTCCACCTCTAAACAGCCTCGCGCTGATTCTGACTGTTAACAATGTGCAAAATAGCTTTGACAGCATTATTGGATCTCCCATGCTTGAGCCAAAGCCCTGGGGCCTAACAGCACCCCACCCCCAGGTCCAAGCCAAGCAGGTTCTCTCTTATCCCCCCCGAGTCCCAGAGGCTCTCTCTCTGGTCCACTTCCTCTTTGCATTACCTCCATCAGGCTGAGCTGCTGACACACTTGTTTAATAATTAAGGGCACATTCATAATTTTCTTGTCCTTGTGGAAGTCCACAAATGGTCTCCGTGAAACTCGGGCCCGTTAAATGTGCCTCTTTACCTCGGGCCACTGACAGCCGTTCGTCACTGTAGTGATACAGAGGAGATAATACAAACCAACAAAAGTGGTGGTGGCAGGATTGGAAGGAATGAGTTCATTCTGAATTACTCACTGGCCTTTTTATGTACCCGTTCATTCAATTTTCATTGATGTAGACACTCATCTTGTAGTGTAGTGTCTACCATTACACCCTATGCTAGGAATAATGCATGACAGAGTACATTGATCATAAGGAAACTATCAATACGTCTGATTGTCTGCCATCGCTCCACACACCCATAAAACAATCAGTCTATAAGACGATCGGTCCATCCGTGATAAGAAGAGCAGCAGAGTTATCTCACCTAAACATATGTTTAGTAATTATAAGATTTCTATACTGATGATCACTTGTTGATATAGACATTTTCCATTCCCTCCATTCATTGAAAGCTCTCTGTCTGAATATGTCCTTGTGATATGAGGTGATGTGGATCTCAGTTTACAGGCTCGTCCTGCCCACTGTGCAGCATCAGCGTGCCTGTCTGCAGGAGAAAATTCAAAACTTAACAATGAAAACTGGTGCTGTGACCTTCCCTCTTCAATTACTTGACCACGCAGCACTCGAGGAGgttggcaaaaacaaaacacaaaaggttGGTGCTGAGATACACATAACCTGAGCAGTGTTTGTGCACGCTGAATAGAGACTGAAACGCCATCAAAGGTCGCTGTGAAAATTCTGCAAAGGTGTTTAGTAGTTGATACCTGCAGGGAGGGAGAGTTTGACATTTGGAGAAATATGTCTTTTCACTTATTGATCAAGAGTTAGATGATTAAATTTAAACAGCTCATGTAGTTGCAGcttgttagcttagcttagcacaaagactagaaacagagggaaacagttAGCCTagcatacatttacatttggacagacagacacttttgtccaaagcgacttacaagttaGGAATGAGGCAAATACTATAatgaaaattgtttttgttgGGCCCCAATAGTAATTAAACTCAGATCCACCTTAACCAGCAGCATCAGATACtgtaaatgctgcttttatatCGTGCATCATACATtattcataataaataattatctaATAGCATAATGTAGAAAGCATATTTCTACATCTGGTGACCTAGTTTGCTTTTACTTAAaggatgtacagtaaatacttcCTCCACCACTGAAGGTTAATAGCCAGCAATTGAATTCATTATCAATACATCTCACCCCCATTTTCCTACCAATAATCAATCGATTgttcagcatttaaaatgtaaaataattattcCCTGAGCCCAGGTTTACGCATTCAATATTACGGAATAATTTAATGTCAAAGTTATCGGCACtaatcaacaaaacatttcagagtACTGGTAGGTTTCTGGGGGCCAACAGCTATTTGACAAATTGGACATCTATTAACTGGACATCACTTCATAAATGTTTATGGGAAAacctctgatctgatctgatctgatctcaaACATATAGTTTAAGAAGTTTACTACTGAACATCTctcatgaaaataaaacattcatgcGATGTGTGCGCTGACTTTGCACCAgaggacacagacacatgttttCCTGGTCAGGACACATTAACTCGACTGCTGGTGGAAATTACAGTAAAGGCTCGTGTTGGTCAGTTGAGAGTTGagcacactgcaaaaaatatcCATGTCATTCACAAATATGATACAAAACTATGTGTCAGTGAGGTGAAATCTTTTCTAAGCCTTTTTTCTTGTTTCGTAATGGTATCACACGTCTCAGGACAAAGAGCTGCGGAGAAGTGGACTCAGTCAActttctgcagttttcagtgttttatcagGATCGCAATTAACATTTCTTGATGAAAGATGCCCATCAGccttcaaatgtcttgtttcatctaaaaaaaaaaaaaaagatataaagatATTCAGTTATATGCAATATACTTTGGATAACTGTGGCAAATGATCACATTGTAAAAGCTTGAGTGCATTTCTAGCTTTTACCCTGCCAACCAACTAAATGATTAACTGACTAATCGCTCTAATAGCCTAATATGACAGTAAATAACTCAAATTTGTAATTTTTTGCAGTGTAGGCAGTTGCACTGATGAGAGAGCCTGTCAAAGGCTGACAAATGGAGAGAGTGCTTTCTGCTGAGAGCAGTCCCTGCAGCTTTTCCAAGCACAAGGGTCAGgaaattacatacagtacattcacatgtactgtatatatatcaTTGACCATCATAATAATGTCTTATGTGAACCACATAGCCTCAAAATACAAGTTCAGAGTGTGCTCCTCAATCACAGTGTGCTAAACTAATAAATGTCTGTCATTACAGTATAGAGTATAGAGTAGATCTATCCTCTCAGTGTGGATACTGGACACAAGGTCCAGAACACAGGGCTAATGTTGGTCATTTGGTTGGTTTCATCAAGACAATCAAAAAATATCAACTATTGGAAGAATTGCAATGAAACTATCCAGCTAAAATATCTCAACATTTGCTGGATGAATTGATACAGATATTTATTGTTTCTGCAGGACGAACTCGGGTCATCGTCTCACTTCTCCTCTGGCAGCACAGTGAGGTTGACTTTTGTGGTTTAGAGATAAATGTCTTAACAACATGCACAGAGGCTCAGTTCCTGCCAAATGAATTAACTGATGAAATGAGAATGAGATCCATTCAGCTGCAGTTCAGTTTCTCTACAACCTGAAGGCTTCTTTTCATGCTGTAGTATGTTAGTATCACACAGTTTAGATTTGAAGCCAGCTTCTCTTCATTCTGAATTCTGGTTCACCTGCAAAATGTCTACAAACGAGGCAGTCTGGTGGACTTCCTGCTGTTACTGTGTTCTGTCTCATACTCGTCCATGCCTCGCAGGACAGGTAGCTTGCTGCAGCGATACTGTGCCCTCTCCACATGCCCTACTACTGTAGCTGCAGTCCTCGAGGAAAGCGAGATTTCAGCAGTTTAACAGACTGAACCCCTGCAGTGGTCCGCTCTGTGGAAGAGTGAAAAATAAGGGCTTTTTCTGCTTGTCCTGATATCACACCTGACCGTGGGCTGGGTTTTTCACTGAGTTTAGATATTTAGAGACTGTAACTCTTCTGcacttttaaatcaaataagaCCCATTTATTCATCTCTATGATTTACTTGTAACCTCCTTGGCTTCATCATTCCCCCTCCTTGCCTAATCGTCCATCCCCTTTGTGATGATGAGCTTGAATTTGTAGTTTCAGCAAAGCAATAAACTAATAACAGAGCATTTAATAATTAGGTCCAAATCCTGCTGGTACATCGTGTCCACTACAGCAGAGTTTTctatagcagcagaacagaaacagatgcTATTCTTGAATGTGTCAGGCATGCATCATCACAAAGATACCTCCATTATGTTTCGTTGCAGTgtctgcatgagtgtgtgttggtctgGGAAGGCTCTCAACAGCGCAACTCCCCCCTCCCATCATGTTGCTGCTGACTCACTGTTACACAGCCCCTGATTCTGCTGCCTGCCCGCATtattcacacactcaccttCCTCTGTTGGCGCCTCCTCAGCACCTGAAGCCCGGAACGAGAGGAGGCAGCTCCAGACACCCCGGGGCTGAACCAGGAGGTGCTTGTTTCACCCACGTTTACAGATACACAGGGACTAGAGctgtaaatattataaatgaattgactgattaaaaaaatcatcattagAGGTACAGTGAACAGAGCATCATGATTTgaggctgctttgctgcctctgaaCCTGGACTGCCTCCCGATGTGATGGGTTTATCAAAGTATCCTATATGATATCGGGGGAGACACAAAATCTTCCTCTTGAGGAGGCCCAGTCAGAGCGCAGACCTCAGCCCCAGAGAAATCCTGTGTTATGACCTCAAGGGAGCCATTCACACAGAAATCCTCAGgatatgtctgagctgaagcagttctgtagagaagaaagaagaaagttcTCCCTGAACACTGTGCAGGTTTAATCCATAGCTACAGGAGACGctttgctgccaaaggtggtcCAACCtgtcactctgtatgtttattaagtttgttcaataaagactagaaatgtttgtgttttatcagaaattatttttcttgcCTTCCTGTGTTTATTCTGTAAAGTTCtgaatctgaaatgaaaactgcGTCTTTTTGAGCTCTAACCAGGACCATGATATATTATTAATCACCTGTTACAGATGTTTAACTGTAGAAATAGTGAAGCCACTTTGAGTATTAATTGTGTTCCTTCCTGACACTGTCAGGACTCACATcactaaaaaaaactaaaacacaccCTCTCTGCTGCAGGTATCTACTGCTGCATTGGCCTAGAGAGTGCAGAGCTGCAAAGTGAAGGGCTGTGATACGCTCTACTCCTTTAGGACAACATCTAAAAACTGAGAATATATCACTATCTGTATCAATTCTGCATTTAATATCTATATGACATGTTGAATTCGTTCAGTTAGAGAAacagttttattctgtgtaACCTTGTGTGCTCGACTGAAGTTTGACTGCAGAGCTTCATCACTGACAGAAAGTGATCTGCCTCCTAGTGGAAGACGCTGGAATAAGAGATGATTTAGTGACCTTCCTCTGATTTGAGTTATATACCGTATGGTGTTAAGTACTTTGCGTGCACATGTTTGAGGGGTGCTGAGACACAACAGCAGACAAAGACCATCTCtgagttttcagttttatttaaggTTCATTTTTTCAGACCTGCAGAGGGCAGTTCACTTCCTTTTAAGCGCCtcaatttgctttttttttccttgcaaCATTATGTTAAAACCCATTGTATGACTCTGTGTTGGTTTCTCCTGGATgagtttgttcatttttgtgaaTACTGTTAAATAGGGAACAGCaggaggggaagaggaggggtggtaagagagagggaaagagagagagagagagagagagagagcgcgaACACAGATCAGAATTAAgacttcaaaatgaaaaaaggcgGTGGTCGGAGAGGTCGATCTCAAATCCTAAAGGACGAGTGCTCCTTAAATCACTACTACAGTACTTTGTGTTGTCTTGCAGCACCTTCatttgtgacacacacacactattgcCGAAGTCCCATACAATATTGCAGAATTTTCAGCAATCATTGATGTTAAGACCCCCCTTTCCAATCACTCAAGCTCCTTTCTCTCATGTGTTCAGTTTAAGGCCTCAATTAAGCCCTCGTGGGTCAAACAAAGGGACCCGTTTACCCTTTTGCTACCCTCATTAGTATGTCTGACATTTCTTCATCCATCTAGTCATTGTCCCGTCTACTGTGGCTGTCCATGTTAGGGCTAGCTACTGTCGGTACCACACAGTGGCACTGTGAGTAAGAGTCTAACCCTAGTGCTCAGGATGTGTGCCACGATTTCCCAAAGCCCTGGCTCCCCGCGGTTAGGCAATGCTCTATCCTCTGATACAGAGGTTCAGCAAAATTTTCCCTCCAGCAGGACTGGGCCAATGGGAGCCCTCCACTAAAAGGGAATGGGGGCCAAGTGGCCTCTCAAGCAGGCCATTTGTGTCTCTACCTAACAGAGAGCCCACGCATAGCCTGTGCCCTCAAGTCCCCTGTGTCATCTGCATTCACTCTCTCCTATCCAaatctctgcttcttctttccccatttttttaaaaaccactctggaaaaaaaagaaaagcttagTGAcaccctttctctctctcacctcgTGCTATTCACAAATTAGCTGTGAGGGTTAACCGTTTCACAGTCTCCTGTTAAAGTGGGGAGGATCTGGGGCAAAGCTTGACGAGCAGATTCACAGCTTGCTTCATTCCATGAAAACTAATCGTGActtcaactttcaaaaacacaaatgttgttcATGCTTTATCATTagttacttttttaaaaaagaccTCACTTCAGctaatttgtttctttcactGTTTGTGGAGCTAAGTCTTGTGTCACCACTGGGCGTTCGATGCTGTTCTGTTTCTTGTGCTCTCTGTTAACAGTAAGCTACACCATGAATCCCCCGTGTTACGCCGAGAAGTCAGTATAAGGAGTGGTGATGGTCGCAGACAAAGGGTACTGATAACTTGTGtgccacaaacaaaaacaaaaacaaataggCCTTCAGAGTAGACGAAAACgaaggaggaaagagaaaaagaagaaagcatgtttgttactttgttaaTAATTTTTCATACTCTGCAGATTGGTGTGTATTGcattggggtgggggggtggggtggggcaGCAGGATACAGGATGAGTGGGTATAATGTGGTAGTGGGGGGGGGATGGGTTTCTGCTGTAGTCTGTGTTCAGTGGCGGTCCACAGCGGCACTCTGTAGCAGCTCTGTAGCGGGCTGTCCTGGGGGTCTGAAGGCGGTCTGGAAACCTGGGGGAGGGGAGTGAAACTGGCTGGCGGGGTTGGCTGTGAGAGGGGGCAGGTAGGGAGCCCAGCCGCCGGCGGCTCTGTGGTGGAGGGGGAGATGGCCGTCGAGGAGGCTGCTGTGGAGGGGCTGGGGAGGGGGGACTGCTGAGCTGGCCGGACCGTCCATCTCTGTGAGCGTCTGCAAGGACTTGAGCCAGTGTGGTGGGTTGTCGTCCTGAAGACAGTCTAAACTGTTGCCTGCTGAGGCCGGGATGCCTGGGAGGGGAGGGCAACAGAACCGGTGAGTGATGAGAGAACACAGGGGGGAACCTTACAAGTGCTTTTGAACACAACAGCACTGCAGTAATTataaatattgttattgttaataaaaccTAAAAGATAAGTAGAGCTGAAACAACGATTCTGACAATTGATTAATTTGAGTCTTTTGGTCACGTTGCAGTATAATTCAGGTTGATGGTCAAaccaaaactgtaaaatattttttgacaCTTTATAGACAAAGCAATTAACAAGAGAACATTTGGTGGATAGTTACTCACAGTCCAACATGACTTTGTACTTGTGACTGAAATTAGCTGCTGCTTGATTGAGATTTTTTGCAGTAACTGCAAAATTATGTAATACAGCAAGAGAGTCACAAATCATTTCAAGATGTTATTGATATTTTGTCCAGAACTGATAAAGCAGCCTCACTACCAGATTCATAATATcttcatgaataaataacaaaaggTTTATAAAGTAAATGATGCTGAAATTATATTAAATcaactatataaataaagtttgtgaggaaacagtggggaaaaaagacatAATCACAAATCTTTAACTTTATCTCTGAGTTAATTAACTGATAAATCTGACATATTGTTATATGATAACCTATTAAGTCAAAAgtgacaaacatttcttttcctctttgtcatattattacattataattaatCATTGTACCTGTGATGATAGCAGGATCCATCCAGCTGGCTGTGCTGTCCCAGCTCAGGCTGTGTGAAATGCCTGCTGGCCCCGCCGGCCCACCGATGTGATTAACACTgttggaggatgaggaggatgaagaggaagaggagtttGGGAGCCCCCCGAAATTAATATTGATGTTTGGCAGGAGAGCTCTCAGGCCATCCTGCCACTCTTTCACATTTAAGCCGTCTATAGAGCCACTGTTTTCTGcagaagagaaggaaacagaTCCTCAGGTTTTGATCACAGACTAGTGTTCACCTGCAGAACTGCATCCACAAgtgcttttgtttcctctgtaaGACAATCAGTGCTACATgctgaataaatacattacaaCATTCAACAAAATTATAGGGTAACACGTCTGATCTCTGTTAACATGTACAGGTTACACAGGACAAGTGTGTGGTACCTGAGATGGGGATCCCTCCCAGCCCTGTGTTGTGCTGAGGGGGCAGATTCAGGTCCAGGAAATTACTGTGTGAGGCAGCACTGGCTGAGTGGTTCAAGTGTGTGAGGTTATTTCGTGTGGGGACGCCCATCCAGGGGTGTCTGGTGGCTGGCTGCTGCTGACTGGCCTGGCTGTTCTGACTGCCGGGGAAACTAAAGGAGCTGTAGATGGCTCTGTGGTGGAGCTGGGGGATGCGTGGCAGGCCACTGGGGAAGTGGTGAGAGGTGCTGGGGTTAGGGTTGAGGGGTGGCAGGTTGGGACCATGGCTGCTCCCCTGGGCTAGGGGCCCTGGGGATGAAGGGCTCTGATCCTGGACTGACAGCTCCTTCTCTATCAGGTCGGCCAAGGCTTTGCGAGTGACGTCGAAAGGATCGAAGCCCAGGTCGTCGTCCTGCTGTTTGGTAGACGAGCCGAAGCCGAAGGCCGCCTGCCAATCTGTGGAAGAAGACACTGGTATTGTGTCTATGAGGACAGAAGAAACACAAGTTACTCTTgctgtaaaaatatgttaatgGACATCCATCCATACGATTTCCTGGACTAACTGGTCCATTGATTGGCTGGAGTCAGATGGTCTTTTACAGGCTGCACACTGAACCACATTGCCCACTGAGACCAAACAGGCCACATTTGCGATGTCTCTTCAATTCCTCAAACTCTCTCCAAAATTCTGTCTAAGATAAATGCTGACACGCAGAAGCATCTTAAAAAAACTCAAGCTTATTAAAgaccaacacatacagtatttgtgacTGCAGGGAGAAAGACATGCGTCACACTGTAATGACTAATTGCTAATTTCCTATAAAAGACCATAAAAAATGATTCATTGACTAAACATTGATGAGGGCCCTAACAAACACTTGAGATAATTAGGGGGTGGAAGGACAGTCCTAATAATAGAttagtcatttacattttaggaaTTTTAGCTCATGTTATTATCCAGGGAAATTCTGCAACAGCAGaagatacaaaaataataaaaccatgtTTACTGTTAATATAATGTTATGGCCACAGTATAATGAAAACAGAATCAAGCAACAAAATGGTGCTGtcagtttttccatttaaagcataataatcatttaaatgtaaccCTCATAGTACCTGATGTGAAGAGGCTCTGTGGTTCAGGAGTCATAGGCCAGTCAGAGCTGCCGCGAGGAGAGCTGGGGAAAGGGGGGAGCCCAGCAGGGAGAGGGTTAGGATGTCTGAAGTTGCTGTTGTCTGAAAAGAGTGACTGCGACTCTGCTGCAGCACCCTCGAAAGGCGAACGTGCTGTAAGGTCTGACACGCTGATGGGCACCACCAAGCTGGGTTTAGTTAAACCCGGAGGAGGCGAAGGGGAGTCACTGGTGGGCATctaaaaaaaggagagaaacaaatTTATGATCTCAGATCGGATACACTGTGATTTAGATAGAACAGAACAGGCAGAAATAGGACCATTACCTGTTGTAAAGTCTCTCCATTCACCATACCGATCGACTCTGGAGGTTTGTCACTGGgactaaagacaaaaacaaatttagacacaaatactaatatatataaaacatactAACAATAAAACTTAAAGCATATtcttaaaaatgtgttgctggTGATGAGAGGTCTGTAGTACCTGTTGCTGTCACAGTTGGAGGAGAATGGCGACAGGGCAGTGCGCTGGCCAGGATTCAGCTCTGTGTCTAGCCCATCTGAAGCAATAACTTCTTGGTCTAGATAGTCTAGCAGCGGAGGGGACTTACGATCCTCTGAAAGCCCATTGGCCAGTTTGTTATGCCCTGACAGTGCTGGCCACCCATCTTTACCATTGCTATTGTTGGTTCTATTACAGAACAGAAGACAATTTAGGCTTAGAACAATCGTCAACATTAGTAAGGGGAAAatgctgaataaaataaaatagaaaacaacctCTGTGTGGAGTTGGATTTACTCTTTGACTTCTCTGTTCCACATGCTGGAGGTTGTAGAAAGCTAGGGTTAATTTTATAGAGGTCTTGGAGGAGTTTCTGCTCATACTCTTGATGTTTCCCCgcctaaaaacaaacacaaaatgagacGATAGAAGTTTATACAATCAACCTAAAGCAATGATTAATTCATGATGTactaagaaaaataaaactctacCTGCATCTCCTCTTTAGTAAAGCTAGCTGCTTCATCCCCCAGCTCATGTAGATACATACATTCAGGTTTGGGACACTGCATACTTTTAAGGAAGTAACTGCAGTACTTTGTTGTGCCTAAAGAAGCctgcacaaaaaaacagaaaataaaagctctgAAGAAGGATACTAGAAAATGACACTACCCTTCATATAAGGATGCTCATTTCTTACAATTAGGAAGAGAAAATAAGATAAAgtgaaaaactaataaacaatgAACAAGAGTAACACTTGAAATATGAGTAAACCCGCTAGCTGTTAATATGGTTAATTTCTCACCTTGAGTGTTCTTCCATCAACAACCACATTGTTCACACACTGTATTGCTCTTAAAGCATCTTCAGAGCGGATGTAAGTGACATAGGCGCTGGCACTAGGCCCCTGAAAACccagaaaattaaattaaacatacaaGTCTAACAAATCCACTGTAGCTACACAGAATTCTCTATCTGGTTCCCTAGGCTACAATCAAGAAGAATTAATTACATGTTTAAAGGTGTGACTGTTTTGTAAATGAATTCATAAAAGCATTATTTATAAagtacataaaatacaaatattaataactaaaaataatatacacaaaaacatagaaaataataaGCTTTCATTGCTGAAACCGATCAAACACAATGTTTTAAAGTCTTACTTAATGACTGATTCAACTCTGTTAATGCTTTAAAACATCAGCTGCAGAAACATCCTTTCAATTTGAGCCATGTCTCACCTGTGAACCTGCATAAGATGTGCTATTGTTGATGACCACTTTATGGATTTTTCCAAACCTCCCAAAATATTCTGGTCGTTTTAGGACCTGTGAGaattaacaaaattaaaaattaacaaCAGCACACGGTTATCACAAGGTTTTAGGTGCACTATTTACACCTTTATTGTGTCTATTGATGTTAAAGTTTAAAATCTGCCAGCTATAGTCTTCAATGTTTTACAGCCATGGTGTCACTCAGCATTTCCAACACTCCAGTGTCAAAAGTAAGTCAATAAGCTTGTTAGTAGCGACACTGTGCTCACCTCAGGGTCAGCGAGTCGCTGCGAAAGCCCCACCACAAAGACCAGATTTCTCTGGACCACTCTGACGCTCGCCAGATGCTTGCGATTTTCTGTCACCTTCTGCTTCTTCTcattctgtttctgcttcttttcattctttatcCTTTGGATCTCCTCTTGTGACAGAGGCTTGTACACAGCTGGGTCCTCTGGGTATGGCTATAAGAAAACCATAAACTAGAATTAGAATTTAGCTTCTAATGAGAAATTCattgaaaaaaagaacaaaaataaagattcCAAAAGATAGAACTACTCTAAATTTCATGGATTcgcaggagggagggagagcggGTAACTGGGGccttttgttgttgatgtgcAATAGGCATAACTAACCAAACTGCTGATGCTGTAGATTTAAACCGATGACGAACTGAGGCTTGAAAAGGTACTTCATTAAGCACCGGTGTATGCATTTGGAAAGTCAAAAACATTACTGCTTCCTTTCTAAACATATCACAATCACAGACAATTCACCTTTAAGTAGTAGTTTCTCTGCTATCACCCTTATCTCATAATTTCATCACCTTTCTGCAGGCGGGGCAGAGGCCGTTCTCATCTGTGCGGATACGATGCCAACAGAAGCGGCAGATCTGGTAGCCACAGGTGCAGGGGAAGAAGTTGACGTCATCAATCTCCAGCGGCTCCATGCACAGTGGGCACTCCATGGGGTCGTCCTTCATTTCAGGGCTGTGGGACATCCTATGGCACGGCGAAGGTGAGTGTTGAAGCTGATCACGCAGCACAGGGCTAAGAAAAGTATGAATCACATGACATGACTGAGAATAATGTTAACTGAACAAATTCTTTCTACTAACTGAATCTGGTGGTATGACCTTGGAAACTGAGTGTTTGACAGCCAAGTTTACAATATCTGACTGAGAaacaaatgtattcatttaaatgtcttaCAGAGTTTAACACTACAGTACAATCAGTTCAATAGGTACTTACAATTAAGACCACTGCAGTCTAATGCAAGAAATCATACTTTAATGACAGACACAGTTGATAATATTTTTAGAGAGGTGCTCATCTATTTTTCTTATGTAGTAATGGTGTAAATAGAAGAATGTTTCTTATATTTGATTAACATCCTTTATACCATAAAGTGTAGATTATATTAAAATTCTCAGTACATTCTGGAGCTCAAATGAATGTCAGAAAATCTGTGACTACTTATTTTCTGTATGAATAAATCTCCCAAGCCCTTTCACACTTAAAAACTTCCCATTTTCCAAGGTGATGTCTTACTTTGTTTGCTGCAAATTAT
This DNA window, taken from Anabas testudineus chromosome 6, fAnaTes1.2, whole genome shotgun sequence, encodes the following:
- the cnot4a gene encoding CCR4-NOT transcription complex subunit 4, which encodes MSHSPEMKDDPMECPLCMEPLEIDDVNFFPCTCGYQICRFCWHRIRTDENGLCPACRKPYPEDPAVYKPLSQEEIQRIKNEKKQKQNEKKQKVTENRKHLASVRVVQRNLVFVVGLSQRLADPEVLKRPEYFGRFGKIHKVVINNSTSYAGSQGPSASAYVTYIRSEDALRAIQCVNNVVVDGRTLKASLGTTKYCSYFLKSMQCPKPECMYLHELGDEAASFTKEEMQAGKHQEYEQKLLQDLYKINPSFLQPPACGTEKSKSKSNSTQRTNNSNGKDGWPALSGHNKLANGLSEDRKSPPLLDYLDQEVIASDGLDTELNPGQRTALSPFSSNCDSNSPSDKPPESIGMVNGETLQQMPTSDSPSPPPGLTKPSLVVPISVSDLTARSPFEGAAAESQSLFSDNSNFRHPNPLPAGLPPFPSSPRGSSDWPMTPEPQSLFTSDTIPVSSSTDWQAAFGFGSSTKQQDDDLGFDPFDVTRKALADLIEKELSVQDQSPSSPGPLAQGSSHGPNLPPLNPNPSTSHHFPSGLPRIPQLHHRAIYSSFSFPGSQNSQASQQQPATRHPWMGVPTRNNLTHLNHSASAASHSNFLDLNLPPQHNTGLGGIPISENSGSIDGLNVKEWQDGLRALLPNININFGGLPNSSSSSSSSSSNSVNHIGGPAGPAGISHSLSWDSTASWMDPAIITGIPASAGNSLDCLQDDNPPHWLKSLQTLTEMDGPASSAVPPPQPLHSSLLDGHLPLHHRAAGGWAPYLPPLTANPASQFHSPPPGFQTAFRPPGQPATELLQSAAVDRH